One Salvia splendens isolate huo1 chromosome 12, SspV2, whole genome shotgun sequence genomic window carries:
- the LOC121758161 gene encoding DNA repair protein UVH3 isoform X2, whose protein sequence is MRDEKGEIVRNAHILGFFRRICKLLYLRTKPVFVFDGGTPALKRRTVIARRRQRENAQVKIRKTAEKLLLNHLKTMRLQELAADLKKQRQENDIKGKMAVELESVNEPGNKLQGDDNVASSFRQVELDEMLAASIAAEENEGFGIGASTSGAQDDQLLDDDDDGDEEMILPEMHDKVDHAVLAYLPPSMQLDLLVQMRERLMAENRQKYQKVKKAPERFSELQIEAYLKTVAFRREIDWVQKSAAGRGIDGVQTSRIASEPNREFIFSSSFTGDKESLTSVGQERNGVDRRPPPVVSSAHAVNIDQRMKKSDVAAEPTVSESEKAYHDDVESYLDVRDTGISMTRDLQRNVDLRTLMNQEITEKNEKGNNGSPTTRNSPGVPDDSHHINLQLEATGVNNGDKIGEPEVLTGASFEISFEAAIEPDAYSIIDDNLFARLVAGDPITDFSVDNSMISQQPLHTTSDNDWEDGAIEGKSTEYQNVEEGMNDEEEVEWEEGEESQKLFPKGGLEGASALQEVNRKRKADIKGYRSMYDFQENHASEGNKSTECLKVGDMSDEGEIECEEPSEDIQSFSCLGESNINLTKGALEEEAALQEAIRRSSENISVCRDVMDFQEIFSSERAGVMTDESTDCIFADPGEEGPEIFTSADNLHQPYGSMNDLDKINIETTTSSFIVPSPETTNLDSKFWNPSEKGSLAGEVLLGTDTLPVADSKKQPLHACSEDNDGYVIKKPVNFCTEKVVHNMSSSVITGSSHDIMPNSGSAYVKNMSQAKLDVHLISTGNPGKPAADDSGIGVDNLDKDEMDGDFLMETEIKSNDYQDPRILEDRLEGEIAFLGKEREELGSEQRRLERDAGSVNNEMFTECQELLQMFGLPYIIAPMEAEAQCAFMELSNLVDGVVTDDSDAFLFGSQCVYKNIFDDRKYVETYLMKDIENELGLDQEKLIHMALLLGSDYTEGISGVGIVNAIEVVNAFHGKDGLREFREWIESPDPSILGKIDVEAGGDSRKEGPKGTDDAERKKRIFKDKHRNVSKNWHVSSSFPSDAVISAYVSPQVDKSTEPFAWGKPDLFVLRKLCLEKFGWGASKADELLLPVLNEYSKHETQLRLEAFYTFNERFAKIRSKRIEKAVKGIAGSKSSAVMGETPQQSSRKGMKSKVVRCEDEGNQLDLNTAGGDGAVTTTKPSIEPLKKGQMRKRNYRRVLEESIGVDDESRGRRRQRGCGKGKRSGRVKKKTDIGTSYDDASNSGYGEVLQSHTSDEPPQLRRSGRPRKYVNYNVDAPFMEEVMLKGDKEIGGAVKIIDDSLKESGDITLHETDLSHGINEIDIQTKNGDNALEETDLTHGMGEIDIRTREDPSGRGQESNDYLQFGGGFCMNEDDEDGHATRETMLDYLTGADLMLKEDRESNTSRPSDEGTGMPDNELDRNNDTSRSDTEGEFKRFNMVSLRAMPNLRKKRRKK, encoded by the exons ATGCGGGACGAAAAAGGGGAAATCGTCAGGAACGCCCACATATTGGGCTTCTTTCGTCGAATTTGCAAGCTTCTCTATCTTCGAACTAAGCCGGTTTTCGTGTTCGACGGTGGCACGCCTGCTCTCAAGCGCCGCACTGTCATCGCTCGCCGCCGCCAGCGTGAGAATGCCCAGGTTAAGATCAGGAAGACTGCGGAGAAGTTGTTACTCAATCAT CTTAAGACAATGAGATTGCAAGAGTTGGCGGCAGATCTTAAAAAACAGAGACAGGAAAATGATATCAAAGGGAAAATGGCCGTCGAACTAGAATCTGTTAATGAGCCGGGAAACAAGTTGCAAGGTGATGATAACGTGGCTTCAAGTTTCCGTCAAGTAGAGTTAGACGAGAT GTTGGCAGCTTCTATTGCTGCAGAAGAGAATGAGGGTTTTGGCATTGGTGCATCAACCTCAGGTGCTCAAGATGATCAACTTCTTGACGACGACGATGATGGAGATGAGGAAATGATACTA CCCGAGATGCATGATAAAGTTGATCATGCTGTTTTGGCTTATTTGCCTCCGTCAATGCAACTTGATCTTCTTGTTCAG ATGAGAGAGAGACTCATGGCTGAGAATAGGCAGAAGTATCAGAAGGTCAAAAAG GCCCCAGAAAGATTTTCGGAGTTACAAATAGAAGCTTATCTCAAAACAGTTGCATTCCGCCGTGAGATAGATTGGGTTCAGAAGTCTGCTGCAGGGAGGGGCATAGATGGTGTGCAGACATCGCGAATTGCATCTGAACCCAACAGGGAATTtattttttcctcatcattcACCGGGGATAAAGA ATCCCTAACATCTGTTGGACAAGAGAGAAATGGGGTTGATCGTCGGCCCCCACCAGTAGTGTCTTCTGCTCATGCTGTCAATATAGATCAGCGGATGAAAAAATCTGATGTGGCAGCTGAACCAACTGTGTCTGAATCTGAAAAGGCATATCATGATGATGTTGAGAGTTATTTGGATGTAAGAGACACTGGGATCAGTATGACACGAGATCTGCAGAGGAATGTAGATTTGAGGACCCTAATGAATCAGGAGATCacggaaaaaaatgaaaagggtAATAATGGATCTCCCACTACTAGGAATTCTCCAGGTGTTCCAGATGATTCACATCACATAAACCTGCAGCTGGAAGCTACTGGTGTGAATAATGGTGACAAAATAGGGGAGCCTGAAGTGTTAACTGGTGCTTCTTTTGAGATTTCTTTTGAAGCTGCAATAGAGCCTGATGCGTATAGCATTATTGATGATAATTTATTTGCTCGTCTGGTGGCTGGTGACCCAATTACAGACTTTTCTGTTGATAATTCCATGATATCTCAACAACCTTTGCATACTACTTCAGATAATGATTGGGAGGACGGAGCCATTGAAGGCAAAAGTACAGAATATCAGAATGTAGAAGAGGGCATGAATGACGAGGAAGAAGTTGAGTGGGAGGAAGGAGAAGAAAGCCAGAAACTTTTTCCAAAGGGAGGTCTTGAAGGAGCATCTGCTCTTCAGGAggtaaatagaaaaagaaaagcagACATAAAGGGTTATAGATCGATGTATGACTTCCAAGAAAATCATGCATCAGAAGGAAATAAAAGTACAGAGTGTCTGAAAGTAGGGGACATGAGTGATGAGGGAGAAATCGAATGTGAGGAACCGTCTGAAGACattcaatcattttcttgtctaGGTGAAAGCAATATAAATCTTACAAAGGGTGccttggaagaagaagcagctTTGCAGGAAGCAATTAGAAGAAGTTCAGAGAATATATCAGTTTGCAGAGACGTGATGGATTTTCAGGAAATTTTCTCGTCAGAAAGGGCTGGGGTAATGACTGATGAGAGTACCGATTGCATATTTGCCGATCCAGGGGAAGAGGGGCCTGAAATTTTCACCTCAGCCGACAATTTACATCAACCATATGGCTCAATGAATGATcttgataaaattaatatagaaaCTACAACTTCGTCATTCATAGTACCGAGTCCTGAAACAACCAATTTAGACTCAAAGTTTTGGAATCCTAGTGAAAAGGGATCTTTAGCTGGAGAGGTACTTTTGGGTACAGACACACTCCCAGTAGCAGATTCTAAAAAGCAGCCATTACACGCTTGTAGTGAAGATAATGATGGGTATGTTATCAAGAAGCCAGTGAATTTTTGTACTGAAAAGGTTGTGCATAATATGAGTAGCTCTGTGATCACTGGTTCATCACATGACATAATGCCTAATTCTGGTTCTGCTTATGTAAAGAACATGTCTCAGGCAAAGCTAGATGTTCATTTGATTAGTACTGGGAATCCTGGCAAACCTGCTGCTGATGATTCAGGAATTGGTGTAGATAATTTAGACAAGGATGAAATGGATGGCGACTTTTTAATGGAAACAGAAATTAAAAGTAATGATTATCAGGATCCGAGGATTCTTGAGGATCGCTTGGAGGGAGAAATTGCATTTCTAGGTAAAGAACGTGAAGAACTAGGAAGTGAGCAGCGGAGGCTGGAGAGGGATGCAGGATCAGTCAACAATGAGATGTTTACTGAATGTCAG GAGTTGCTTCAAATGTTTGGATTACCATACATCATTGCACCAATGGAAGCTGAAGCTCAATGTGCTTTCATGGAGTTATCAAATCTTGTTGACGGTGTGGTAACAGATGACTCTGATGCATTCTTATTTGGCTCTCAGTGTGTGTACAAAAACATCTTTGATGATCGCAAATATGTGGAGACATATTTGATGAAG GATATTGAGAATGAGCTTGGCTTGGATCAAGAAAAGCTAATCCATATGGCATTGCTTCTTGGAAGTGATTACACTGAAGGCATTAG CGGTGTCGGCATTGTTAATGCGATTGAGGTTGTTAATGCTTTTCATGGGAAAGACGGTCTtcgtgagtttcgagagtggatTGAATCACCGGATCCTAGTATCCTTGGGAAAATAGATGTAGAAGCAGGAGGTGACTCAAGAAAGGAAGGACCAAAAGGCACCGACGATGCTGAAAGGAAAAAACGGATTTTCAAGGATAAGCAT AGAAATGTGAGCAAAAATTGGCATGTCAGTTCTTCTTTTCCAAGTGATGCTGTGATTTCTGCTTATGTTTCCCCACAAGTGGATAAATCAACCGAACCATTTGCATGGGGAAAACCAGATCTTTTTGTTCTTCGCAA ATTGTGTCTGGAGAAATTTGGCTGGGGCGCCTCTAAAGCTGATGAGTTGCTGCTACCAGTGCTGAATGAGTACAGCAAGCATGAG ACGCAACTGAGATTGGAAGCGTTTTACACATTCAATGAAAGATTTGCCAAAATTCGGAGTAAGAGAATAGAGAAGGCTGTCAAAGGAATAGCGGGGTCTAAATCTTCTGCTGTGATGGGTGAAACACCTCAACAATCATCCAGGAAGGGCATGAAAAGCAAAGTGGTGCGCTGTGAAGATGAAGGAAACCaattagatttaaatacagCAGGAGGGGATGGTGCTGTTACCACAACAAAACCATCCATTGAGCCACTGAAAAAAGGACAGATGAGGAAAAGGAATTATCGTAGAGTGTTGGAAGAATCTATTGGTGTAGATGATGAATCACGTGGTCGGCGAAGACAACGAGGATGTGGCAAAGGAAAGAGAAGTGGAAGAGTAAAGAAGAAAACTGATATTGGAACCAGCTATGACGATGCCAGCAATAGTGGATATGGTGAAGTATTGCAATCCCACACATCTGATGAACCTCCTCAATTACGAAGG TCAGGACGACCTCGGAAGTATGTGAATTACAACGTGGATGCGCCTTTCATGGAAGAAGTAATGTTGAAGGGGGATAAAGAAATCGGTGGTGCAGTAAAGATCATCGATGATTCTCTAAAGGAGAGCGGTGACATTACATTGCATGAGACAGATCTGTCACACGGAATAAATGAGATTGATATACAAACAAAAAACGGTGACAATGCGTTGGAGGAGACAGATCTGACACATGGAATGGGTGAGATTGATATTCGAACAAGAGAAGATCCTTCTGGCCGTGGGCAAGAATCGAATGATTATCTTCAGTTTGGAGGCGGGTTCTGCATgaatgaagatgatgaagatggCCATGCAACGAGAGAAACCATGCTCGATTATCTCACCGGTGCTGATCTCATGCTGAAAGAAGATCGGGAAAGCAATACATCAAGACCTTCAGATGAGGGCACAGGTATGCCTGATAACGAGTTAGACAGGAACAACGACACATCAAGAAGTGACACCGAGGGTGAATTCAAGAGATTCAACATGGTATCCCTTCGTGCAATGCCAAACTTGAGGAAGAAAAGGCGAAAAAAGTGA
- the LOC121758161 gene encoding DNA repair protein UVH3 isoform X1 has product MGVHGLWELLAPVGRRVSVETLAGKRLAIDASIWMIQFLKAMRDEKGEIVRNAHILGFFRRICKLLYLRTKPVFVFDGGTPALKRRTVIARRRQRENAQVKIRKTAEKLLLNHLKTMRLQELAADLKKQRQENDIKGKMAVELESVNEPGNKLQGDDNVASSFRQVELDEMLAASIAAEENEGFGIGASTSGAQDDQLLDDDDDGDEEMILPEMHDKVDHAVLAYLPPSMQLDLLVQMRERLMAENRQKYQKVKKAPERFSELQIEAYLKTVAFRREIDWVQKSAAGRGIDGVQTSRIASEPNREFIFSSSFTGDKESLTSVGQERNGVDRRPPPVVSSAHAVNIDQRMKKSDVAAEPTVSESEKAYHDDVESYLDVRDTGISMTRDLQRNVDLRTLMNQEITEKNEKGNNGSPTTRNSPGVPDDSHHINLQLEATGVNNGDKIGEPEVLTGASFEISFEAAIEPDAYSIIDDNLFARLVAGDPITDFSVDNSMISQQPLHTTSDNDWEDGAIEGKSTEYQNVEEGMNDEEEVEWEEGEESQKLFPKGGLEGASALQEVNRKRKADIKGYRSMYDFQENHASEGNKSTECLKVGDMSDEGEIECEEPSEDIQSFSCLGESNINLTKGALEEEAALQEAIRRSSENISVCRDVMDFQEIFSSERAGVMTDESTDCIFADPGEEGPEIFTSADNLHQPYGSMNDLDKINIETTTSSFIVPSPETTNLDSKFWNPSEKGSLAGEVLLGTDTLPVADSKKQPLHACSEDNDGYVIKKPVNFCTEKVVHNMSSSVITGSSHDIMPNSGSAYVKNMSQAKLDVHLISTGNPGKPAADDSGIGVDNLDKDEMDGDFLMETEIKSNDYQDPRILEDRLEGEIAFLGKEREELGSEQRRLERDAGSVNNEMFTECQELLQMFGLPYIIAPMEAEAQCAFMELSNLVDGVVTDDSDAFLFGSQCVYKNIFDDRKYVETYLMKDIENELGLDQEKLIHMALLLGSDYTEGISGVGIVNAIEVVNAFHGKDGLREFREWIESPDPSILGKIDVEAGGDSRKEGPKGTDDAERKKRIFKDKHRNVSKNWHVSSSFPSDAVISAYVSPQVDKSTEPFAWGKPDLFVLRKLCLEKFGWGASKADELLLPVLNEYSKHETQLRLEAFYTFNERFAKIRSKRIEKAVKGIAGSKSSAVMGETPQQSSRKGMKSKVVRCEDEGNQLDLNTAGGDGAVTTTKPSIEPLKKGQMRKRNYRRVLEESIGVDDESRGRRRQRGCGKGKRSGRVKKKTDIGTSYDDASNSGYGEVLQSHTSDEPPQLRRSGRPRKYVNYNVDAPFMEEVMLKGDKEIGGAVKIIDDSLKESGDITLHETDLSHGINEIDIQTKNGDNALEETDLTHGMGEIDIRTREDPSGRGQESNDYLQFGGGFCMNEDDEDGHATRETMLDYLTGADLMLKEDRESNTSRPSDEGTGMPDNELDRNNDTSRSDTEGEFKRFNMVSLRAMPNLRKKRRKK; this is encoded by the exons ATGGGAGTTCACGGCCTCTGGGAACTCCTCGCCCCCGTCGGCCGCCGTGTCTCCGTCGAAACCCTCGCCGGCAAGAGGCTCGCGATCG ATGCGAGCATATGGATGATACAGTTTCTGAAGGCAATGCGGGACGAAAAAGGGGAAATCGTCAGGAACGCCCACATATTGGGCTTCTTTCGTCGAATTTGCAAGCTTCTCTATCTTCGAACTAAGCCGGTTTTCGTGTTCGACGGTGGCACGCCTGCTCTCAAGCGCCGCACTGTCATCGCTCGCCGCCGCCAGCGTGAGAATGCCCAGGTTAAGATCAGGAAGACTGCGGAGAAGTTGTTACTCAATCAT CTTAAGACAATGAGATTGCAAGAGTTGGCGGCAGATCTTAAAAAACAGAGACAGGAAAATGATATCAAAGGGAAAATGGCCGTCGAACTAGAATCTGTTAATGAGCCGGGAAACAAGTTGCAAGGTGATGATAACGTGGCTTCAAGTTTCCGTCAAGTAGAGTTAGACGAGAT GTTGGCAGCTTCTATTGCTGCAGAAGAGAATGAGGGTTTTGGCATTGGTGCATCAACCTCAGGTGCTCAAGATGATCAACTTCTTGACGACGACGATGATGGAGATGAGGAAATGATACTA CCCGAGATGCATGATAAAGTTGATCATGCTGTTTTGGCTTATTTGCCTCCGTCAATGCAACTTGATCTTCTTGTTCAG ATGAGAGAGAGACTCATGGCTGAGAATAGGCAGAAGTATCAGAAGGTCAAAAAG GCCCCAGAAAGATTTTCGGAGTTACAAATAGAAGCTTATCTCAAAACAGTTGCATTCCGCCGTGAGATAGATTGGGTTCAGAAGTCTGCTGCAGGGAGGGGCATAGATGGTGTGCAGACATCGCGAATTGCATCTGAACCCAACAGGGAATTtattttttcctcatcattcACCGGGGATAAAGA ATCCCTAACATCTGTTGGACAAGAGAGAAATGGGGTTGATCGTCGGCCCCCACCAGTAGTGTCTTCTGCTCATGCTGTCAATATAGATCAGCGGATGAAAAAATCTGATGTGGCAGCTGAACCAACTGTGTCTGAATCTGAAAAGGCATATCATGATGATGTTGAGAGTTATTTGGATGTAAGAGACACTGGGATCAGTATGACACGAGATCTGCAGAGGAATGTAGATTTGAGGACCCTAATGAATCAGGAGATCacggaaaaaaatgaaaagggtAATAATGGATCTCCCACTACTAGGAATTCTCCAGGTGTTCCAGATGATTCACATCACATAAACCTGCAGCTGGAAGCTACTGGTGTGAATAATGGTGACAAAATAGGGGAGCCTGAAGTGTTAACTGGTGCTTCTTTTGAGATTTCTTTTGAAGCTGCAATAGAGCCTGATGCGTATAGCATTATTGATGATAATTTATTTGCTCGTCTGGTGGCTGGTGACCCAATTACAGACTTTTCTGTTGATAATTCCATGATATCTCAACAACCTTTGCATACTACTTCAGATAATGATTGGGAGGACGGAGCCATTGAAGGCAAAAGTACAGAATATCAGAATGTAGAAGAGGGCATGAATGACGAGGAAGAAGTTGAGTGGGAGGAAGGAGAAGAAAGCCAGAAACTTTTTCCAAAGGGAGGTCTTGAAGGAGCATCTGCTCTTCAGGAggtaaatagaaaaagaaaagcagACATAAAGGGTTATAGATCGATGTATGACTTCCAAGAAAATCATGCATCAGAAGGAAATAAAAGTACAGAGTGTCTGAAAGTAGGGGACATGAGTGATGAGGGAGAAATCGAATGTGAGGAACCGTCTGAAGACattcaatcattttcttgtctaGGTGAAAGCAATATAAATCTTACAAAGGGTGccttggaagaagaagcagctTTGCAGGAAGCAATTAGAAGAAGTTCAGAGAATATATCAGTTTGCAGAGACGTGATGGATTTTCAGGAAATTTTCTCGTCAGAAAGGGCTGGGGTAATGACTGATGAGAGTACCGATTGCATATTTGCCGATCCAGGGGAAGAGGGGCCTGAAATTTTCACCTCAGCCGACAATTTACATCAACCATATGGCTCAATGAATGATcttgataaaattaatatagaaaCTACAACTTCGTCATTCATAGTACCGAGTCCTGAAACAACCAATTTAGACTCAAAGTTTTGGAATCCTAGTGAAAAGGGATCTTTAGCTGGAGAGGTACTTTTGGGTACAGACACACTCCCAGTAGCAGATTCTAAAAAGCAGCCATTACACGCTTGTAGTGAAGATAATGATGGGTATGTTATCAAGAAGCCAGTGAATTTTTGTACTGAAAAGGTTGTGCATAATATGAGTAGCTCTGTGATCACTGGTTCATCACATGACATAATGCCTAATTCTGGTTCTGCTTATGTAAAGAACATGTCTCAGGCAAAGCTAGATGTTCATTTGATTAGTACTGGGAATCCTGGCAAACCTGCTGCTGATGATTCAGGAATTGGTGTAGATAATTTAGACAAGGATGAAATGGATGGCGACTTTTTAATGGAAACAGAAATTAAAAGTAATGATTATCAGGATCCGAGGATTCTTGAGGATCGCTTGGAGGGAGAAATTGCATTTCTAGGTAAAGAACGTGAAGAACTAGGAAGTGAGCAGCGGAGGCTGGAGAGGGATGCAGGATCAGTCAACAATGAGATGTTTACTGAATGTCAG GAGTTGCTTCAAATGTTTGGATTACCATACATCATTGCACCAATGGAAGCTGAAGCTCAATGTGCTTTCATGGAGTTATCAAATCTTGTTGACGGTGTGGTAACAGATGACTCTGATGCATTCTTATTTGGCTCTCAGTGTGTGTACAAAAACATCTTTGATGATCGCAAATATGTGGAGACATATTTGATGAAG GATATTGAGAATGAGCTTGGCTTGGATCAAGAAAAGCTAATCCATATGGCATTGCTTCTTGGAAGTGATTACACTGAAGGCATTAG CGGTGTCGGCATTGTTAATGCGATTGAGGTTGTTAATGCTTTTCATGGGAAAGACGGTCTtcgtgagtttcgagagtggatTGAATCACCGGATCCTAGTATCCTTGGGAAAATAGATGTAGAAGCAGGAGGTGACTCAAGAAAGGAAGGACCAAAAGGCACCGACGATGCTGAAAGGAAAAAACGGATTTTCAAGGATAAGCAT AGAAATGTGAGCAAAAATTGGCATGTCAGTTCTTCTTTTCCAAGTGATGCTGTGATTTCTGCTTATGTTTCCCCACAAGTGGATAAATCAACCGAACCATTTGCATGGGGAAAACCAGATCTTTTTGTTCTTCGCAA ATTGTGTCTGGAGAAATTTGGCTGGGGCGCCTCTAAAGCTGATGAGTTGCTGCTACCAGTGCTGAATGAGTACAGCAAGCATGAG ACGCAACTGAGATTGGAAGCGTTTTACACATTCAATGAAAGATTTGCCAAAATTCGGAGTAAGAGAATAGAGAAGGCTGTCAAAGGAATAGCGGGGTCTAAATCTTCTGCTGTGATGGGTGAAACACCTCAACAATCATCCAGGAAGGGCATGAAAAGCAAAGTGGTGCGCTGTGAAGATGAAGGAAACCaattagatttaaatacagCAGGAGGGGATGGTGCTGTTACCACAACAAAACCATCCATTGAGCCACTGAAAAAAGGACAGATGAGGAAAAGGAATTATCGTAGAGTGTTGGAAGAATCTATTGGTGTAGATGATGAATCACGTGGTCGGCGAAGACAACGAGGATGTGGCAAAGGAAAGAGAAGTGGAAGAGTAAAGAAGAAAACTGATATTGGAACCAGCTATGACGATGCCAGCAATAGTGGATATGGTGAAGTATTGCAATCCCACACATCTGATGAACCTCCTCAATTACGAAGG TCAGGACGACCTCGGAAGTATGTGAATTACAACGTGGATGCGCCTTTCATGGAAGAAGTAATGTTGAAGGGGGATAAAGAAATCGGTGGTGCAGTAAAGATCATCGATGATTCTCTAAAGGAGAGCGGTGACATTACATTGCATGAGACAGATCTGTCACACGGAATAAATGAGATTGATATACAAACAAAAAACGGTGACAATGCGTTGGAGGAGACAGATCTGACACATGGAATGGGTGAGATTGATATTCGAACAAGAGAAGATCCTTCTGGCCGTGGGCAAGAATCGAATGATTATCTTCAGTTTGGAGGCGGGTTCTGCATgaatgaagatgatgaagatggCCATGCAACGAGAGAAACCATGCTCGATTATCTCACCGGTGCTGATCTCATGCTGAAAGAAGATCGGGAAAGCAATACATCAAGACCTTCAGATGAGGGCACAGGTATGCCTGATAACGAGTTAGACAGGAACAACGACACATCAAGAAGTGACACCGAGGGTGAATTCAAGAGATTCAACATGGTATCCCTTCGTGCAATGCCAAACTTGAGGAAGAAAAGGCGAAAAAAGTGA